The following coding sequences are from one Lysinibacillus sp. FSL W8-0992 window:
- a CDS encoding DUF1850 domain-containing protein codes for MRKRRVVFVIALCCICFGIIIFLPLQKVFAFTETRIDNPKVHYIPFAADNAFSIRYTHSIHKSDVFEYYRCVEKKRIQMLGMEYEDLAVGMPGYAEENQTLTQRDGKYFLQFDKEVIDNFTIFIGDLDLDLVFVYKSYEYDLKKDLQRGKSYLFEVKRLSLYERWKGVRLK; via the coding sequence ATGCGAAAGAGGAGAGTAGTTTTTGTTATAGCCTTATGTTGTATATGCTTTGGCATAATTATTTTTCTTCCTCTTCAAAAGGTATTCGCATTTACAGAAACACGTATAGACAATCCGAAAGTGCATTATATACCATTTGCTGCTGATAATGCTTTCAGTATAAGGTACACACATTCAATCCATAAATCTGATGTGTTTGAATATTATCGATGCGTAGAAAAGAAGCGTATTCAAATGTTAGGAATGGAGTATGAAGACTTAGCGGTTGGTATGCCGGGTTACGCGGAAGAAAATCAAACATTAACACAACGAGATGGTAAGTATTTTCTGCAATTTGACAAGGAAGTCATTGATAATTTCACAATTTTTATTGGGGATTTAGACTTGGATCTTGTTTTTGTTTATAAAAGTTATGAATATGATTTAAAAAAAGATTTACAAAGGGGTAAATCCTATTTATTTGAGGTGAAGCGATTATCACTTTATGAAAGATGGAAAGGAGTTAGGTTGAAATGA
- a CDS encoding phage holin translates to MKINWKVRLKHKPFLVSLFAFILLLAQQVTAAFGYSLPEAVGQQATAIFNTILSILILLGIVVDPTTSDVSDSEQALKYQKPKGEK, encoded by the coding sequence ATGAAAATTAACTGGAAAGTACGTTTAAAACACAAGCCGTTTTTAGTGTCATTATTTGCTTTTATCTTATTACTAGCTCAACAAGTAACAGCAGCATTTGGATATAGTTTACCTGAAGCAGTTGGCCAACAAGCCACTGCTATTTTTAATACCATTTTAAGCATTTTGATTTTGCTTGGCATTGTAGTGGATCCGACTACAAGTGATGTCAGTGATAGTGAACAAGCGTTAAAATACCAAAAACCAAAGGGGGAAAAATGA
- a CDS encoding transcriptional regulator — MMREQLIKAMQRNQFLNMMYLAKDGTVSKRRIKIIKIVGNSFEAYCFKRQAKRIFMIDSVLAVVPIIHKERSVVC; from the coding sequence ATGATGAGGGAACAACTGATAAAAGCAATGCAGCGTAACCAATTTTTAAATATGATGTACTTAGCCAAAGATGGCACAGTGTCAAAAAGGCGTATCAAAATTATTAAAATTGTGGGTAATTCGTTTGAAGCATATTGTTTTAAAAGACAAGCCAAACGTATATTTATGATTGATAGTGTATTAGCAGTTGTTCCAATCATTCACAAGGAGCGTTCAGTTGTATGTTGA
- a CDS encoding N-acetylmuramoyl-L-alanine amidase, giving the protein MLTIRKKLVSDAQAAKVTNGKGNGKKFIVVHETDNTRSGADADAHARLQANGNSRDASWQWTVDDKEAVQSFEHTWKCWAAGTGTGNNQGIHVEICVNSDGDYAKAVRNAAELVAKIMKDEGIPIANVVQHNYFSGKHCPRNVREGKISWSQFLAKVSACQGTTQQPSPIIDTNKYRVMTGTYSTLQAAENVLDVLKHRFGWVAYIEQDGDKWRVKTGTFTGMDAAQAGANKIKTAKLAQVANVVAA; this is encoded by the coding sequence ATGCTAACGATTCGTAAAAAGCTAGTATCTGATGCACAAGCTGCAAAGGTTACAAACGGTAAAGGTAACGGCAAGAAATTTATAGTGGTTCATGAAACAGACAATACACGTTCAGGAGCAGATGCCGATGCACATGCTCGATTACAAGCCAATGGAAATAGTCGAGATGCAAGTTGGCAATGGACAGTCGATGATAAAGAGGCTGTACAGTCATTTGAACATACTTGGAAATGTTGGGCAGCTGGTACTGGCACAGGTAATAATCAGGGTATTCATGTTGAAATCTGTGTTAACAGTGATGGAGACTACGCAAAAGCAGTTCGTAATGCGGCCGAACTCGTTGCTAAAATTATGAAAGACGAAGGGATACCTATCGCAAACGTGGTTCAGCACAATTATTTTAGTGGTAAACACTGTCCTCGTAATGTGCGTGAAGGGAAAATTAGTTGGAGCCAGTTTCTTGCAAAAGTTTCAGCATGTCAAGGTACTACACAGCAGCCGTCACCTATCATAGATACAAATAAATACCGTGTCATGACAGGCACATACAGCACTTTACAGGCTGCTGAAAATGTTTTAGATGTATTAAAACATCGTTTTGGTTGGGTTGCTTACATTGAACAAGATGGAGATAAATGGCGTGTGAAAACAGGTACATTTACAGGGATGGATGCTGCACAAGCAGGAGCAAATAAAATAAAGACAGCTAAACTAGCACAAGTTGCAAATGTTGTAGCTGCATAA
- a CDS encoding helix-turn-helix domain-containing protein, with product MAFEYLATYKTFDSIADMDTAVEEHMAAHYYDLTESERAIVFKLASHALEHPGACHLKAATIAAALEISTKTVYRAITKLESLEIIKKETTVKSKGGQGASIYIIRPYNVSPSMSEGVNDEKPCESKIDAQQSENLSLNSFNLLSSKQAINIMSLENELALQAEKKKEYMNEYQVMLFDFMHSLPLHDELKDQLHNCILATEINDIRDFVNVKDVLANIIRDIANGTLTITSTLRAIFVGAYNKAIERLKSKSSRSSTLEETANRERPVPFYNWLNERDVRTQINSKPNINNWLVR from the coding sequence ATGGCATTTGAATACTTAGCAACTTACAAAACATTTGATTCGATAGCAGATATGGACACAGCTGTAGAAGAACACATGGCAGCACATTATTATGATTTGACTGAATCAGAACGTGCCATCGTTTTCAAACTTGCTAGTCATGCTTTGGAGCATCCAGGAGCTTGTCATTTGAAAGCTGCTACAATTGCTGCAGCATTGGAGATCAGCACAAAGACAGTTTATCGAGCAATTACAAAACTGGAATCCTTGGAAATCATTAAGAAAGAAACAACAGTAAAAAGCAAAGGTGGGCAAGGAGCAAGTATTTATATCATTAGGCCTTACAATGTCTCACCGTCAATGTCTGAGGGTGTAAATGATGAAAAGCCTTGTGAGAGTAAGATTGATGCGCAACAATCTGAAAACCTATCTTTAAACTCTTTTAATCTTTTAAGTTCTAAACAAGCAATTAATATTATGAGTCTTGAAAATGAATTGGCTTTGCAAGCTGAAAAGAAAAAAGAATATATGAACGAGTATCAAGTGATGCTATTCGATTTCATGCATTCATTGCCATTACATGATGAATTAAAAGACCAACTGCATAATTGCATATTAGCAACAGAAATTAACGATATACGTGATTTTGTGAACGTTAAAGATGTTTTAGCTAACATAATCCGTGATATTGCCAACGGTACATTGACTATTACTAGTACATTAAGAGCTATATTTGTAGGAGCATACAATAAGGCTATTGAACGTTTAAAAAGCAAGTCGAGTAGATCATCTACTTTAGAAGAAACTGCTAACAGAGAACGTCCAGTACCTTTTTATAACTGGCTAAATGAACGTGATGTTCGTACACAAATAAATAGCAAACCGAATATAAATAATTGGTTGGTAAGGTAG
- a CDS encoding zf-HC2 domain-containing protein, whose amino-acid sequence MSHECSIVEDLLPLYKTKGLQADTTEFVEQHLATCKHCQQLAATKLSSNQNLSMKSTLTFFHLVFIVLSFMFALNSSLLGDHKSFVALYALFGCLTYLFYKNIWIVFAISSIPVFVWAIINNFSNPLYIHGVSFMDISALIIGASYIALLHTIFALLGSAFAIILRRF is encoded by the coding sequence TTGTCACATGAATGTTCAATAGTAGAAGATTTACTACCATTATATAAAACTAAAGGTCTACAAGCCGATACAACTGAATTTGTCGAACAGCATTTAGCTACATGTAAACACTGTCAGCAGTTGGCCGCAACGAAGCTTTCATCTAATCAAAACTTATCCATGAAAAGCACATTAACATTTTTCCATCTTGTTTTTATCGTGCTATCTTTTATGTTTGCCCTCAACTCATCTCTACTCGGCGATCATAAAAGCTTTGTCGCGTTATATGCCCTTTTCGGCTGTTTAACCTATTTATTTTATAAAAACATTTGGATAGTCTTTGCCATCAGCTCTATACCTGTTTTTGTATGGGCCATCATTAATAATTTTAGCAATCCACTCTATATTCATGGTGTCTCTTTTATGGATATTAGTGCACTTATCATTGGCGCTAGCTATATAGCTCTATTACATACGATTTTCGCCTTGCTTGGCTCTGCCTTTGCCATCATTTTACGGAGGTTTTAA
- a CDS encoding superoxide dismutase family protein — translation MKKISILIISLTVFVGGCSFFDKKEDKVAVNAPKSTLTATAKVIGSNNESYGNAYFEEEDNGVKVTLALSGIPAGTHGIHIHSVGKCEPPTFESAGPHFNPTNKEHGTLNPKGYHLGDLPNLESGEDGTVDLNFVAEGVSLQKNVENSLLDGEGTALVIHESADDYKTDPSGNSGARIACGVIQ, via the coding sequence ATGAAAAAAATATCTATATTAATTATTTCATTGACCGTATTTGTCGGAGGATGCAGCTTCTTTGATAAAAAAGAGGATAAAGTAGCTGTAAACGCTCCAAAATCAACTTTAACGGCAACTGCAAAAGTAATTGGTTCAAACAATGAAAGCTATGGAAATGCCTATTTTGAAGAAGAGGACAATGGAGTCAAAGTAACATTAGCATTAAGTGGCATACCAGCAGGAACACATGGTATTCATATTCATTCGGTAGGAAAATGTGAACCACCAACGTTTGAATCGGCGGGTCCTCACTTTAATCCGACAAATAAAGAGCATGGTACATTAAATCCAAAGGGCTATCACTTAGGTGACTTACCAAATTTAGAAAGTGGTGAAGATGGTACTGTAGATTTAAATTTCGTGGCTGAAGGTGTCTCTTTACAAAAAAATGTAGAAAATTCCTTACTTGATGGAGAAGGTACAGCGTTAGTTATTCATGAATCGGCGGACGACTATAAAACGGATCCTTCTGGTAATTCTGGTGCAAGAATTGCATGTGGGGTTATTCAATAA
- a CDS encoding SHOCT domain-containing protein, translated as MDTIAETIKFAGFGKKKAMAKQIQMFDDRLTDQGETLLAVCASVKGTKQLYVTDNRIILHEIKGIVSNDERSIPLASISSINISNKLVYSTIEIVSTGNKAIIDDVPAHIALEIKAGIENLKTLSKTASIPVAKEEKDMFDVADEIRELKDLLDDGILTQEEFDAKKKQLLGI; from the coding sequence ATGGATACAATCGCGGAAACTATAAAATTTGCAGGCTTTGGAAAGAAAAAAGCAATGGCTAAACAGATTCAAATGTTTGATGATAGACTAACCGACCAAGGTGAAACACTTCTAGCTGTATGTGCATCTGTAAAAGGTACGAAACAGCTTTATGTAACTGATAATCGTATCATTCTACATGAAATCAAAGGCATTGTTTCCAATGATGAAAGAAGCATTCCTTTAGCCTCTATTAGTAGTATCAACATTTCTAATAAGCTTGTTTACTCTACCATTGAAATAGTATCTACTGGTAATAAGGCTATCATTGATGATGTACCAGCCCATATTGCACTTGAAATTAAAGCAGGCATCGAGAACCTAAAAACGTTGTCTAAAACAGCATCTATTCCTGTAGCTAAAGAGGAAAAAGATATGTTTGATGTTGCCGATGAAATTCGAGAATTAAAGGATTTATTAGATGATGGAATACTAACACAAGAAGAATTTGACGCGAAGAAAAAGCAATTATTAGGGATATAG
- a CDS encoding aconitate hydratase yields the protein MLKPEQRQLFHKFLILEMAVQSLQRDFPVIESLKMSKFYLSILDKILKDINQDYYNSKRLLAKDKIRLVKVEKIDEYFSDVHIATAGNDVVLRYANMALKTQVEKLLISHQNKDQALI from the coding sequence ATGTTGAAACCTGAACAAAGGCAACTTTTTCATAAATTTTTAATACTAGAAATGGCAGTTCAATCATTGCAACGTGACTTCCCTGTAATTGAAAGCTTGAAAATGAGTAAATTTTATTTATCAATCCTGGATAAAATCTTAAAAGACATAAACCAAGATTACTACAATTCAAAAAGGTTATTGGCAAAAGACAAAATAAGATTAGTAAAAGTAGAAAAGATAGACGAGTATTTTAGTGATGTGCATATAGCTACAGCAGGAAATGACGTTGTACTACGCTATGCTAACATGGCTTTGAAAACACAAGTTGAAAAGTTATTAATCAGTCACCAAAATAAAGACCAGGCGCTCATATGA
- a CDS encoding helix-turn-helix domain-containing protein, which produces MFTLNDVMTIPEASERWGISNDTIHSRIRTITKDDAKFQAAFEAGLIKKSHGAWLITSSLMKMWFGSEVKTNDNE; this is translated from the coding sequence ATGTTTACACTAAATGATGTCATGACTATTCCAGAAGCTTCTGAAAGATGGGGTATAAGTAATGATACAATACATAGTCGAATCCGCACTATTACGAAAGATGACGCGAAATTTCAAGCAGCATTTGAGGCAGGATTAATAAAAAAATCACATGGAGCATGGTTAATAACATCTTCGTTAATGAAAATGTGGTTTGGATCAGAAGTAAAAACAAATGACAATGAATAA
- a CDS encoding 3D domain-containing protein, with translation MKKKAIALAVALTLGMGMFGSTTPAKAAYTGQIGETLWGLPNIFNLSLADLKELDEIDTIWVDPEQALSIERILKEDTTDETHLIEAGDTLFSLAKVYNVKVEDLQEWNNLSSDLILVGDALAVKASAAKPKTEKSVASTSSSSSTVKKTTPKPVTTVTSAPSNQDGQTYTMRATAYTAYCTGCSGITANGTDIRSNPNLKVIAVDPRVIPLGTKVWVEGYGEAIAADTGGAIKGNKIDVFIPSDGQARNWGVRTVTVKILN, from the coding sequence ATGAAGAAAAAAGCGATAGCATTAGCTGTAGCATTGACTCTTGGCATGGGGATGTTCGGGAGTACCACTCCCGCTAAGGCAGCATATACTGGTCAGATTGGCGAGACACTGTGGGGATTACCCAATATTTTTAATTTGAGTTTAGCGGATTTGAAGGAGTTAGATGAAATTGATACCATATGGGTTGATCCGGAACAAGCCTTAAGTATCGAAAGAATTTTAAAAGAGGATACGACCGACGAGACTCATCTTATTGAGGCTGGCGACACATTATTCAGCCTTGCAAAAGTTTATAATGTGAAAGTTGAAGATTTACAAGAATGGAACAACCTTTCATCTGATTTAATTTTAGTTGGTGACGCTTTAGCTGTTAAGGCATCTGCAGCAAAACCTAAAACTGAAAAGAGTGTAGCGAGTACTTCTAGTTCTTCGAGTACTGTGAAAAAAACTACACCAAAGCCTGTAACAACAGTTACGAGTGCGCCATCTAACCAAGATGGCCAAACATATACAATGCGTGCTACGGCTTATACGGCATATTGTACAGGTTGCTCAGGTATTACAGCGAACGGGACCGATATACGCTCAAATCCAAATTTAAAAGTAATTGCTGTTGACCCAAGAGTTATTCCTCTTGGAACAAAGGTATGGGTTGAAGGGTATGGTGAAGCGATTGCTGCTGATACTGGCGGTGCGATAAAAGGAAATAAAATTGATGTTTTTATTCCATCAGATGGACAAGCCCGTAATTGGGGTGTAAGAACAGTTACAGTAAAAATTTTAAATTAA
- a CDS encoding superoxide dismutase family protein → MKLTTLLIISLGVFLVGCASNKEEANSSLTATAKVIGSNNESYGDAYFEEQDNGVKVTLNLSGFPAEAKGLHGMHIHEAGKCEGPDFGTAGGHFNPTFKEHGKDNPNGHHLGDLPNLEIAEDGTAKMTVMAEGVTLKKDAEYSLLDGEGTAIVIHESTDDYMTDPTGESGGRIACGVIQS, encoded by the coding sequence ATGAAACTGACAACTTTATTGATTATTTCTTTAGGTGTATTTTTGGTTGGGTGTGCTAGTAATAAGGAGGAAGCTAACTCTTCTTTAACAGCAACTGCAAAAGTTATAGGATCTAATAATGAAAGCTATGGAGATGCCTATTTTGAAGAGCAGGATAATGGTGTCAAGGTGACATTAAATTTAAGTGGTTTTCCTGCAGAGGCAAAAGGATTACATGGCATGCATATACATGAAGCTGGAAAATGTGAAGGTCCAGATTTCGGAACAGCTGGCGGCCACTTTAACCCAACTTTTAAAGAGCATGGGAAGGATAATCCGAATGGTCACCACCTTGGAGACTTGCCGAATTTAGAAATAGCTGAGGATGGCACGGCCAAAATGACTGTTATGGCAGAAGGTGTCACTTTGAAAAAAGATGCAGAGTATTCTTTACTTGATGGAGAGGGTACTGCGATCGTTATTCATGAATCAACAGACGACTACATGACTGATCCCACTGGTGAATCTGGTGGAAGAATTGCATGTGGCGTAATTCAATCATAA
- a CDS encoding TAXI family TRAP transporter solute-binding subunit: MKKKQFRLLMLLSAIALFILAACGTDSSTGSDKPEYLSLLTGGTQGTYYALGGTFADLITTETDIKTTAEVSQASAANMTALQDGKGEIAFVQTDIAYYATEGKLMFDGKKIDSIAALGALYPETVQLVTTEASGIKTYADLKGKKVSVGAPGSGTYANAEQLLEIHGLTMDDVKAQNLDFGESTDGLQSGQIDAAFITAGTPTGAVEALNATTKVNIIGVDAGKVDELIAKYPYYAKDTVKAGTYGIANDTETVSVLAMLAVKKDLPDDVVYAMTKAIYDNTDKISHAKGAFIKAETALDGISIDIHPGAQKYFDEKK, translated from the coding sequence ATGAAGAAAAAGCAATTTAGATTGTTAATGCTATTAAGTGCCATTGCATTATTTATTTTAGCTGCATGTGGAACTGATAGTAGTACTGGCTCTGATAAGCCAGAATATTTAAGTTTATTAACGGGTGGAACGCAAGGTACTTACTATGCATTAGGTGGTACATTTGCTGATTTAATTACAACAGAAACAGACATTAAAACAACAGCAGAAGTTTCTCAAGCATCTGCAGCTAATATGACTGCTTTGCAAGATGGTAAAGGTGAGATTGCGTTTGTACAAACGGATATTGCTTATTACGCAACTGAAGGAAAATTAATGTTTGATGGTAAAAAAATCGATTCAATTGCTGCTTTAGGTGCCCTTTACCCAGAGACTGTGCAATTAGTGACGACAGAAGCTTCAGGTATTAAAACATATGCTGATTTAAAAGGGAAAAAAGTCTCTGTAGGTGCTCCAGGTTCAGGGACTTATGCGAATGCTGAACAATTACTTGAAATCCATGGCTTAACAATGGATGACGTAAAAGCGCAAAATCTTGATTTTGGTGAGTCTACTGATGGACTTCAATCAGGACAAATTGATGCTGCATTTATTACGGCTGGTACACCAACAGGAGCTGTAGAAGCATTAAATGCAACAACAAAAGTCAATATTATCGGTGTAGATGCTGGGAAAGTAGATGAGCTAATTGCCAAATACCCTTACTATGCAAAAGACACAGTAAAAGCTGGTACTTACGGTATTGCAAATGATACGGAGACAGTTTCTGTACTTGCGATGTTGGCAGTGAAAAAAGATTTACCAGACGATGTTGTTTACGCTATGACGAAAGCTATTTATGACAACACGGATAAGATTTCGCATGCAAAAGGTGCATTTATTAAAGCGGAAACGGCTTTAGATGGTATCAGCATTGATATTCATCCAGGCGCACAAAAATACTTTGATGAAAAGAAATAA
- a CDS encoding zinc ribbon domain-containing protein YjdM, whose translation MAAYPNCPKCNSEYTYEDGANFICPECAHEWSTSATEQESDALIVKDANGNLLADGDAVTVIKDLKVKGSSSTLKMGTKVKSIRLVEGDHNIDCKIDGFGAMKLKSEFVKKA comes from the coding sequence TTGGCAGCATATCCAAATTGTCCGAAATGTAATTCTGAATACACATATGAGGATGGCGCAAACTTTATATGTCCAGAATGTGCACATGAATGGAGCACTAGTGCAACAGAGCAAGAGTCAGATGCACTTATTGTAAAAGATGCAAATGGTAACTTGTTAGCAGATGGTGATGCAGTAACAGTTATTAAAGATTTAAAAGTAAAGGGAAGCTCTTCAACTCTAAAAATGGGCACAAAGGTTAAAAGTATTCGCCTTGTTGAAGGTGACCACAATATTGATTGTAAAATTGACGGTTTCGGCGCAATGAAACTAAAATCAGAGTTCGTGAAAAAAGCCTAA
- a CDS encoding zeta toxin family protein, with product MNLITTAAMYQINSEYVQERKNRHNLIICKKTEDRISKYPASAVLTAGGSGAGKSHFIEKLFLNSPDEDYVLIDSDNIKEELPEYVEAVKEKNLDAADIVHKESGHIADSLLEFCVSKNYSFIYDGTMSNYDRYDKLITKLKDSQFNISALYVDIDVNIALRRAITRALKTGRAVPEDVIKLTNVDSAKTFHKLFPRFDEAIMFNNSKEFHANKDIIPFAIKEHRALKPVSFDEYKLFIQKVNS from the coding sequence ATGAATCTAATCACTACTGCAGCAATGTATCAAATAAATTCTGAATATGTTCAGGAGAGAAAAAATCGTCATAACTTAATAATTTGTAAGAAAACAGAAGATCGCATATCCAAATACCCTGCATCTGCTGTTTTAACAGCTGGAGGGTCTGGCGCTGGTAAATCCCATTTTATAGAAAAGCTATTCTTGAATTCACCAGATGAAGACTATGTTTTAATAGACTCTGATAATATAAAAGAAGAATTACCTGAATATGTAGAAGCTGTGAAAGAAAAGAATTTAGATGCTGCAGATATTGTTCACAAGGAAAGTGGGCATATTGCTGATTCGCTTTTAGAATTTTGTGTCTCCAAAAACTATTCTTTTATATATGATGGTACAATGTCCAACTATGATAGATATGACAAATTAATTACTAAATTAAAGGATTCTCAATTTAATATTAGTGCTTTATACGTTGATATAGATGTTAATATTGCTTTAAGAAGAGCAATAACACGTGCGCTGAAGACTGGACGTGCTGTACCAGAGGATGTAATAAAACTAACCAATGTAGACTCAGCCAAAACTTTTCACAAGTTATTTCCACGGTTTGACGAAGCAATCATGTTCAATAATTCTAAAGAGTTTCATGCAAATAAGGACATTATTCCATTCGCAATAAAAGAGCATAGAGCATTAAAGCCTGTTAGTTTCGACGAATATAAATTGTTTATCCAAAAAGTAAATTCTTAG
- a CDS encoding helix-turn-helix transcriptional regulator: MAKKIKILMVEKDLTISELAEKMGTSQPNLSNKLKRDNFNENELTHIAQVLEVKYEANFVLEDGRKI; this comes from the coding sequence ATGGCGAAAAAAATCAAAATACTTATGGTTGAAAAGGATTTAACGATTTCCGAACTTGCTGAAAAAATGGGTACCTCTCAACCTAACCTTTCTAACAAACTAAAACGTGACAATTTCAACGAAAATGAATTAACTCACATTGCACAAGTGTTGGAAGTGAAATATGAGGCTAATTTTGTATTAGAAGATGGTCGAAAGATTTAA
- a CDS encoding putative phage tail protein, translating into MHAIPQSEWGQVSVFTWGELTPHQWECFRLALMITDTELQTQGVSIASTGANNEVITEQLSHGVKVVQSPIVMQTRAEMITSIVVSTKDYLLDMMKYLPLYERKSNTFRTILTADDRELRNTEQQLEIVNRNIFIDTAIEALPIYERDLGIKSNGTLRYDQRREQIASRNRASFDQTTKETIKAVAAAYSNGEVEINKTNTPGVYEIKFIGTKGIPNNLDGLMQAIEIIVPAHLEFGYAYSFNVWEFVSNRTWGSVTNITWDDIRIWNEVS; encoded by the coding sequence ATGCATGCAATACCACAATCTGAGTGGGGCCAGGTATCAGTCTTTACCTGGGGAGAGCTAACACCACACCAATGGGAATGTTTTCGACTTGCATTGATGATTACCGATACAGAGCTGCAGACGCAAGGCGTTTCAATTGCTTCAACAGGTGCAAATAATGAGGTAATCACTGAGCAGCTTTCACACGGTGTAAAGGTAGTACAATCACCTATCGTCATGCAAACAAGAGCTGAAATGATTACAAGCATTGTAGTTTCAACAAAAGATTACCTATTAGACATGATGAAGTATTTGCCCTTGTATGAGCGTAAATCCAATACCTTTAGAACGATATTAACAGCTGATGATAGGGAGCTACGGAATACAGAGCAACAACTTGAAATTGTTAATCGAAACATTTTTATCGATACGGCCATTGAAGCTTTACCTATCTATGAACGCGATCTTGGAATTAAATCAAATGGAACACTACGTTATGACCAACGTAGAGAACAAATAGCTTCACGAAATCGAGCAAGCTTTGACCAAACAACAAAAGAAACAATAAAGGCTGTAGCAGCTGCTTATAGTAATGGTGAAGTAGAAATAAATAAAACAAATACACCTGGCGTATATGAAATCAAATTTATTGGTACTAAGGGTATTCCTAATAATTTGGATGGCCTCATGCAAGCGATAGAAATTATTGTGCCCGCCCATTTAGAGTTTGGCTATGCCTATAGCTTTAACGTTTGGGAATTTGTAAGCAATAGAACGTGGGGAAGTGTAACCAATATTACTTGGGATGATATACGAATATGGAATGAGGTGAGCTAA
- a CDS encoding YfbR-like 5'-deoxynucleotidase → MILIGIHQFFTSLNDLERIIRCPGRFKFEEHNVAAHSWKVSQYAMFFATLEEMNGATVNWKSLYEKTINHDFAEVFIGDIKTPVKHASPELKQMLAHVEEKMMEKFIINEIPKDFQDIFFERMKEGKDATLEGRLLEFADKLDQFYEAFAELKRGNTDMEFVYMYQTALAKLLAIPLPATVQYFRTEILKDAVKEKTHIDIQTLTNEVLNTNK, encoded by the coding sequence GTGATTCTTATAGGAATTCATCAATTTTTTACAAGCCTTAATGATTTAGAACGTATTATTCGTTGCCCTGGCCGCTTCAAATTCGAAGAGCATAATGTAGCTGCCCATTCATGGAAAGTTTCACAATATGCCATGTTTTTTGCAACTCTTGAAGAAATGAATGGCGCTACAGTAAACTGGAAGTCATTATATGAAAAAACCATCAATCATGATTTCGCTGAAGTATTTATCGGTGATATAAAAACTCCCGTTAAGCATGCTAGTCCTGAGCTGAAACAAATGCTCGCACATGTGGAAGAAAAAATGATGGAAAAATTCATTATTAATGAAATCCCGAAAGATTTCCAGGACATCTTTTTCGAGCGTATGAAAGAAGGCAAAGATGCAACACTTGAAGGACGTTTGCTTGAATTTGCAGATAAACTAGATCAATTTTATGAAGCATTTGCAGAATTAAAGCGTGGTAATACCGATATGGAATTCGTCTATATGTATCAAACAGCGCTGGCGAAGCTTTTAGCTATTCCCCTTCCGGCAACAGTCCAATATTTCCGTACTGAAATATTGAAAGATGCTGTTAAGGAGAAAACACATATTGATATTCAAACGCTAACAAATGAAGTATTAAACACAAACAAATAA